The DNA region ATTGCGGTCAGCAAAACGAAACCGCTTTCTATGGTCCGGGAGCTGGCAGAGCATGGTGTGCCTATTTTTGGAGAGAATAAGGTGCAGGAGCTGTGTGAAAAGGCAGCTGCCTGCCCTGATCTGGAGTGGCATTTTATCGGGCATTTGCAGCGCAATAAGGTGAGGCAGCTCTTAAAGCAGAGACCAGCGCTGATTCATTCCTTAGATTCACAGCGGCTGGCTGCCGAGATTGAAAAAGAAGCGGAGAAGCAGGGGGTGGAGGTTCCGGTTCTGGTTGAAATCAATATCGGAAAGGAAGCCTCTAAGAGCGGTTTTTTCCCGGAAGAGGCGGCTGCGCAGATTAAGCAGATAGCGCAGCTGTGTCCGCATGTTAAAATCCAGGGGCTGATGTGCGTAGCGCCGGCGGTGGACAAGCCAGAGGAGGCGCGTCCTTATTTTCAGAGGATGGCTCAGCTGCGCCAAGAAATCATGGAGCGGCAGATTCCCGGGGTCAAGATGGACGAGCTTTCAATGGGCATGACAGGTGATTTTGAAGTGGCGATTGAAGAAGGGGCGACAATGGTTCGCGTGGGCACGGCAATTTTCGGAGAACGGGAGTATGACGTATAGGCGCGGCAGGGAGGATGAAATGGCTGAGAAAGAAAATAATGCGGTGCAGAAAGCGATGCAGCAGGAGGAGCTCCTGTATGACCTGGCAGATCTCTTTAAGGTGCTGGGGGATTCTACACGCATTCGCATTTTATGTGTATTATATAATGGAGAAATGTGTGTGAATGATATTGCGGAGGTGCTGGGGATGACGACCAGTGCCATTTCACATCAGCTTAGAACATTAAAGCAGAGCCGTTTGGTTAAGTTCAGACGAGAAGGGAAAACGATTTTTTATGATCTGGATGATGATCATGTTTTCTCCATTTTGCGGCAGGGAATGGAGCATATTCAGGAATAACTGGCAATATGCATAAAAACAAGGGGGGATACCCCTGTAATTTTGCCCCAAAACAGCCAAATAAAGGCTTGCGCCAGTTGTGGAAAAATGCTATAATACGTTCGCATGTTAAAAATGTAGATTATTTGAGAAAAGGATTGTTGGATGAAAAAAAATCTGCGGTTTCGCATCGCTATGCTGGCAGGAAAAGCGGCGATGGCGGCTCAAAAGCTGCTCGGCATGAATGCCACGTATTTTCCCGGGAAGCTGGCAATTCGGCTTTGCCCGGATTTTCTCGGGCGTATTGATAAGCCGGAGACAGTGCTGGGAGTCACGGGGACCAATGGAAAGACGACCTGCTGCAATTTGCTGTTAAATATTTTAACGGATCAGGGATATGATGTGATCAGCAATAAGCTGGGGTCTAATATCAATGCAGGCATTGCCAGTACGTTGATCGGCGGCAGCAGCATGAGCGGAAGGGCCAAGCATAAGATGGCGCTTTTAGAAATTGATGAGCGCAGCTCTCAGAAAGTCTATCCATATATCAAACCGGACTATGTGCTCTGCACCAATCTTTTTCGTGATACGGTGACCAGGGAAGCACATCCGGAGTTTGTCTTTCATTTAATTTCAGATTCTCTGCCAGAGAAAAGCAAACTGATTTTAAATGGGGATGATCTGCTCAGCAGCCGTTTGGCGCCGAATAATCCAAGAATATATTATTCGATTGGGCGTATGCCGTCAGACAGCCCCGTCTGTGAGAATATCGTGAACGATATGAGGATTTGTCCACAGTGCCACGAATTGCTGCAGTATGAATATGTACGCCATCATCATATTGGCCGCGCTGCGTGCCCTAATTGCGGCTTTAGCTCTCCAAAGGCTAAGTATGAAGCGAAGCTGGAAGCAGAGGCGCTGGTGCTGGAGGGGACAAGCTACCGTCTGATGGGGGACAGTCTTTTTAATGCTTATAATTTATTAGGCGTGATTGCTCTTTTAAGAGAGCTTGGCATGGAACGCGAAAAGATAGAAGCTTCGCTGCAGAAGCTGAAGATTGTGGAGTCGCGGTATTCCAGTGAGAAGATCGGCGAAATAACCGTTGTGACGCATATGGCGAAGGGGAAAAATGCGGTTGCCTGTTCCTGTGTATTTGACTATGTCCGCAAGGAGCCGGGGACAAAAGAGGTTATTTTGGCGCTCGATGATTATTTTGACCGTAAAGGTTCTTCTGAAAATATATGTTGGTATTATGATACGGATTTTGAGTTTTTGAATGACGCTTCGATTAAAAGGATTATTGTGGGCGGCGTGCGTGCGCAGGATATCAAGCTGCGGCTTTTGATTGCCGGCGTGCCGGAGGAGAAAATTGTCTGCAGTCATTCGGAGATGGATACGCCCGGGCTTTTGCAGCTGGATGCGGATGCAGTCTATATTTTGCACGAGCTGTATTTGACGGCTGCCGCGATGACGATTCGGGAGCAGGTCAAAGCAAGGCTGCACGAAAAAGAAGGGAGTCAGAGCCATGCAAATTGAAATTTTATACCCTTCTTTTGCCAATCTGTACGGAGAAGCAACGGCGGTGCGCTATTTAACGCAGTGCCTTCCAGAAGCGGAAATCATTCGTACAGAGCTGGGGCAAATACCGGCTTTTGTCAAGGAAAAAGTGGATATGGTGTATATGGGTGGCATGACGGAGGATCAGCAGGAGCTGGTGATTCGGGAGCTACAGCCCTATAAAGCTCGCATAGAAGAGCTGATTGAGCAGAATACGGTATTTCTGATGGTGAGCAATGCGCTGGAAATCTTTGGCCGTTATATTCAAAAAGAGGATGGTACAGAGATAGAAGCACTGGGATTGTTTGAAACGTATGCGAAAAGAAATATGACCATGCGTTATAACTCGCTGGTGCTGGGCCAGATGGAAGGCTTTAAGCTGCTTGGCTATAAATCGCAGTTTTCTCATTCCTACGGCGATAATACAAATGAGTTTTTGTTTGAAACAGAGCGCGGAGCGGGAATCAATCCGGAATCCAAGCTGGAGGGACTGCGGCGCCGTAATTTTATGGCTACCTATCTGCTGGGGCCGCTGCTGGTGTTAAATCCAGCGTTCATGAGGTATCTATTGGGGCTTTTAGGCATAAAGGAGTGCCGCCTGCCTTATGAGGATACTATGCAAGAAGCGTTCAATAGGCGGCTGGCCGAATTTGAAGACCAGAACACCCGCTATTGATATAAAAAGGAGGTTATTTATTATGAAACAAAAAGAAATCTTCGAGACTTATGAATCCGAAGTACGTTCTTATTGTCGTAATTTCCCTGCCGTTTTTGCTACGGCCAAGGGTTCCGTTATTACAGATTGCGACGGGAATAGCTATATCGACTTTTTCAATGGCGCGGGTGCTCTGAATTATGGTCATAATAACGACTATATTAAAGGCAAGGTAGTGGATTATCTGATGAGCGACGGGATCATGCATGCGCTTGACATGATGACCTCGGCAAAGGGTGAGCTGATTCAGTTCATGGAAGAAAAGATCTTGCAGCCGCGTGGCTTGGACTATAAGATTATGTTTCCTGGTCCGACTGGTACTAATGCGATTGAAATGGCGCTGAAGCTGGCGCGCAAATATACTGGACGCCGTACCATTTGGGCGCTCATGGGAGCGTTTCATGGGATGACGCTGGGAGCTTTGGCGTTAACCAGCGATCAAAACAGCCGCAAGGGCGGCGGGATTCCGCTGGAGAATACCGTGCATATGCCGGCTCCGTATATGTTTCCTGAGCTTGATACGGTTCAGTATATGGAGGCTGTTTTGCAGGATGATCATTCCGGAATCGAAAAACCGGCAGCGATCATTGTGGAGACCACACAGGCTGAGGGCGGCATTCAGGTACTTCCTACGGACTATTTACAAAAACTGCGTGCATTTTGTGATAAGCATGAAATTTTGCTGATTGTGGATGATATTCAGGTGGGCTGTGCGCGGACTGGTACCTTCTTCTCCTTCCAGCGTGCCGGCATCGTTCCTGATATTGTCTGTCTTTCAAAATCCATCGGTGGTTATGGCTTCCCCTTTGCGCTGACGCTAATCAAACCGGAGATCGACTGCTTCAACCCCGGTGAACATAACGGAACTTTTCGCGGCAATCAGCTTGCTATGGTGGCTTCTAAAGCCGGCATGGAATTTATGCTGGAGGCAAAGGTAGAAGAAGGCGTTCAGGAGAGAGAAGAAATTATTCGTTCTTTCTTAGAGGAAAAGATTGCTGGGCCCGGCCGTGAGATCCGCGGTATCGGATGCATCTGGGGAATTGACGTAGGCACAGGAGAACGCTCTAAAGCCGTGATCCGCGAATGCTTCAAAAACGGCCTTATTTTGGAAAGAGCAGGACGTGATGACAGCGTAGTTAAGGTAATGCCCTCGCTTGTTATTGAAAAGGAACTGCTGGTAAAGGGTCTTGAAATTCTGAAGCAGAGCATGGATACCGTATTAAATGATTAAAGCAAGAGAGAACCTTTCTGAGGATAAATCAGAAGGGTTCCTTTTTTATTTGCGAAAGCGAAAGACTCAACTCCGGGAGGTCCGTCCCTATATGCGCATACCC from Lachnospiraceae bacterium includes:
- a CDS encoding YggS family pyridoxal phosphate-dependent enzyme; translation: MLWQRYQEIEQSVQRAAQKTGRANEKIKLIAVSKTKPLSMVRELAEHGVPIFGENKVQELCEKAAACPDLEWHFIGHLQRNKVRQLLKQRPALIHSLDSQRLAAEIEKEAEKQGVEVPVLVEINIGKEASKSGFFPEEAAAQIKQIAQLCPHVKIQGLMCVAPAVDKPEEARPYFQRMAQLRQEIMERQIPGVKMDELSMGMTGDFEVAIEEGATMVRVGTAIFGEREYDV
- a CDS encoding winged helix-turn-helix transcriptional regulator, which gives rise to MTYRRGREDEMAEKENNAVQKAMQQEELLYDLADLFKVLGDSTRIRILCVLYNGEMCVNDIAEVLGMTTSAISHQLRTLKQSRLVKFRREGKTIFYDLDDDHVFSILRQGMEHIQE
- a CDS encoding DUF1727 domain-containing protein, with protein sequence MKKNLRFRIAMLAGKAAMAAQKLLGMNATYFPGKLAIRLCPDFLGRIDKPETVLGVTGTNGKTTCCNLLLNILTDQGYDVISNKLGSNINAGIASTLIGGSSMSGRAKHKMALLEIDERSSQKVYPYIKPDYVLCTNLFRDTVTREAHPEFVFHLISDSLPEKSKLILNGDDLLSSRLAPNNPRIYYSIGRMPSDSPVCENIVNDMRICPQCHELLQYEYVRHHHIGRAACPNCGFSSPKAKYEAKLEAEALVLEGTSYRLMGDSLFNAYNLLGVIALLRELGMEREKIEASLQKLKIVESRYSSEKIGEITVVTHMAKGKNAVACSCVFDYVRKEPGTKEVILALDDYFDRKGSSENICWYYDTDFEFLNDASIKRIIVGGVRAQDIKLRLLIAGVPEEKIVCSHSEMDTPGLLQLDADAVYILHELYLTAAAMTIREQVKARLHEKEGSQSHAN
- the ectB gene encoding diaminobutyrate--2-oxoglutarate transaminase, with amino-acid sequence MKQKEIFETYESEVRSYCRNFPAVFATAKGSVITDCDGNSYIDFFNGAGALNYGHNNDYIKGKVVDYLMSDGIMHALDMMTSAKGELIQFMEEKILQPRGLDYKIMFPGPTGTNAIEMALKLARKYTGRRTIWALMGAFHGMTLGALALTSDQNSRKGGGIPLENTVHMPAPYMFPELDTVQYMEAVLQDDHSGIEKPAAIIVETTQAEGGIQVLPTDYLQKLRAFCDKHEILLIVDDIQVGCARTGTFFSFQRAGIVPDIVCLSKSIGGYGFPFALTLIKPEIDCFNPGEHNGTFRGNQLAMVASKAGMEFMLEAKVEEGVQEREEIIRSFLEEKIAGPGREIRGIGCIWGIDVGTGERSKAVIRECFKNGLILERAGRDDSVVKVMPSLVIEKELLVKGLEILKQSMDTVLND